GAATGCGGCCACGAGCTTGATGTGGTGGGACAGGAGCATCCCGTTGCCAAAGACGTCTCCGCTCATGTCTCCTATGCCAACAACCGTGAAGTCCTCGGCACGGGAATCGATCATGAGTTCACTGAAGTGGTGCCGCACGGATTCCCAGGCACCTCGGGCCGTGATCCCCATTTGCTTGTGGTCATAACCCACTGAGCCTCCGGAAGCGAAGGCGTCACCCAGCCAGAACCCGTACTCGGCTGCGAGGGCGTTGGCGATGTCCGAGAAGGTTGCTGTTCCCTTGTCGGCGGCTACCACGAGGTAGTAGTCGTCCCCGTCGTGCCGTACCACCCGGGGCGGCGCGAGCACGCGGCCGCTGCTTCCGCCGTCGGGATCCGACACCAGGTTGTCCGTGATATCCAGCAAGCCGCGGATGAACGTCCGGTAGCTCTCCTGCCCTTCCGCGAGCCAGGCAGCACGGTCCTCTGCCGGATCCGGGAGACGTTTGGGGAAGAATCCGCCCTTGGCTCCGGTGGGAACAATCACGGCATTCTTGACGGTCTGGGCTTTCACGAGCCCCAGGATTTCCGTGCGGAAGTCTTCCCGCCTGTCCGACCATCGGAGGCCGCCGCGGGCTATGGGACCGAAACGCAAATGGACGCCTTCAACGCGCGGTGAATACACCCAGATTTCGAATTTCGGACGAGGTGCAGGGGCAGCGGGGATGCTGGCGGGGTTGAGCTTGAAGCTTATAAAGGGTCTGTCGAGATAAAAGTTTGTGCGCAGCGTGGCGTCCACCAGGCTCGCGAGGGAACGCAGCAACCGATCGGCGTCCAGGACAGGGACGGCGTCGATGGCATTGGTCAGGTTCGTTCGGGCTGCGTGGACGGCCTGTGTGCGGTGGCTCAGTTCGCTGCTTCCCTCTTCGAACAGATCTCCCCCGGGCAGCCTGGTTTCCCCATGGCTGGAATTGACGAGGTCCGGATCAAACAAGTCCGGAGCGAAGCGGTCAGGGTTGAACTTCGCCTCGAACAGTTCCAGCAGGGCATGGGTTGCCGTGGCATTGCCGCGGAGTGTGTCCGCGATGAAGCCATAAGAGTTGGTGCTCCCCAGTTGCCGGAGGTACTTGGCGTAAGCGCGGAGGATGGCGACCCGCCGCCAGTCGATGCCCTCCTTGATGACCAGAGCGTCCAAAGCGTCCGACTCCGCGTCACCGCGCATCGCGGCACAGAATGCGCCGGCCAGCAGATCGCCCGTGGCCAGGGGGTCCACGCCTCGGGGAAACTTCAGGCCGAGGTCGTAGAGGAAGAACTGCCGGCCGTCGGCCCGCTGAACGTCGAAAGGCCGCTGGTCCAGGACCTTCAAACCCAGGTTATGGAAGAAGGGGAGGATCTCGGTAAGGCTCTGCGGGCGGGTTAAGTAGAGGCGGATCCGGGCGTCCTCAATGAGGACGGCTGTGCCAGGACGTTGGTAAACGGTCAGGAGGGGGTCGGCTTGGTCTGCAGATCCCGGTTCAGCGGACGCAACCGGGAAGCTTTCAAACTTCGCAATGTCCTCAACTGCGTCCTCCACCTCGTAATCGGCCTTATAGCTCGCCGGAAACGCAGTTGCCCATTGCCTGGACAGCTGGGCCGCTTCCTTCCGGGGATACCTTGCTTGGAGGGCCTCGTCGAGGCCTTGCGCCCATGACCTCGTAGCGGCGACGATCCTCTGCTCCAGGACCGCGGCATCTACCACCGCGGGAGTGCCTTCGTGCCGTGAGGGGTCCTGTGGCAAAAGGATCCGGAAGAACACGCGGGCCATGGCGGATTCGCCCAACCGAAGCTCAAACTCGATTGCGTCGGACCCAAACGCTTCACGCAGCTCGCGCTCAATGTTGAGCCTGACGGCCGTGCTGTACCTATACCTGGGTAGGAAAACCAGTGCTGTCATGAACCGACCGAACGAGTCCGGACGAAGAAACAGCCGGGTGCTGTGGCGTTCCTGGAGTCGCAGGATCTCGCGGGCACGGATGGCCAACTGCTCCGCATCGATGTGGAACAGTTCGTCCCGCGGGTAAGCCTCCAACACCGCAAGAAGCTCCTTGCCATGATGCGATGCCCGTGGGTAGCCGAATGCCCGCAGCACTTCCTCCACCGTGTCCCGGATCACCGGAATCTGCTGTGCGGAACGGGCGGTTGAGCTGGGGGAGAAGAGGCCAACAAAGGTGCACCCGCTGGTATCTGTGCCCTCAGTATCTGTTCCCTGGGAGTTGTGGGCGGCCAAGGTGATCTCGTCGAGGTAGGCCCGGCGAAGGACCGTTGAGCGGAGGGTGGATTTGGTGAGGGTAAGGACGGGCGCCTCGGAAGGAACATCGCTTGGGGCGGCAGGACTGGCCGCATCCCGGAGAAGTCCAAGCCCACGGCGCCCGCGATACCCCAGGAACACGAAGTTCCCGTCGTCCAGCCAGCGCAGCAGCTCCTGGGCTTCGCGCGCGGTCCGGTCTTTTGTGGCGGCCTCGTCCAGGGCACTGATTTCGTGTGCCAGTTCCGCGTGGATGGCCTCGGCGTCCTCGGCGGCTGCCCGAACATCCTCCAGAACCATGTTCAGCCGGCCAACCAGGACCTCGGCGCTCGCGTCGTCCGGAATCCGGGGGATCTCGATTGCTATCCACGCCTCGGTGAGCGGTCCGGCGTCGTGCCCGTCTGGGGAAAGGACCGGCTTCGAAGCTGCGGCCGCCGCCGCGTCACCATCGGAACGTTCGACGCCGGTTGGTAGCCCCGAGCGGTGAGGTCCCCTATGGATGTCGGTGAGGCGGTGGGTGCCCGGGTCCCGCGTGACGCTGAAAGTGGGGTGGACCAGGAGCCGGATGGAAGCGGTGTCCCGGGCGATCTCGGCTGTCACGGAGGGAAGGAGGTAGGGCATGTCATCCGCGACGATTGCCACCAAGCTGGAGTCCGTTTCGTTCAGGACTCCGATGACTGCTTGTCCCGGTTCACGGCGTTCGGCCAGCGAGCGGTGGTAGCGCGCCCGTTCCAGCAGCGTCTCCGGTGTGTAGCTGCGGACGTCGTCGTCGGCCACGTGCTCGTAGTAGTCGGTCAGGAACCCGTCCGCCGGCTCGATCCTGGGGGACATGCTTTCATGATCGCTTAAACGCAGCGAGATGGCAGTAGATGCCAATGTTTGAGAAGTGTCATGTCTCAGGACATTGAGGACACTTCGAGT
This window of the Arthrobacter sp. StoSoilB5 genome carries:
- a CDS encoding NAD-glutamate dehydrogenase; this encodes MSPRIEPADGFLTDYYEHVADDDVRSYTPETLLERARYHRSLAERREPGQAVIGVLNETDSSLVAIVADDMPYLLPSVTAEIARDTASIRLLVHPTFSVTRDPGTHRLTDIHRGPHRSGLPTGVERSDGDAAAAAASKPVLSPDGHDAGPLTEAWIAIEIPRIPDDASAEVLVGRLNMVLEDVRAAAEDAEAIHAELAHEISALDEAATKDRTAREAQELLRWLDDGNFVFLGYRGRRGLGLLRDAASPAAPSDVPSEAPVLTLTKSTLRSTVLRRAYLDEITLAAHNSQGTDTEGTDTSGCTFVGLFSPSSTARSAQQIPVIRDTVEEVLRAFGYPRASHHGKELLAVLEAYPRDELFHIDAEQLAIRAREILRLQERHSTRLFLRPDSFGRFMTALVFLPRYRYSTAVRLNIERELREAFGSDAIEFELRLGESAMARVFFRILLPQDPSRHEGTPAVVDAAVLEQRIVAATRSWAQGLDEALQARYPRKEAAQLSRQWATAFPASYKADYEVEDAVEDIAKFESFPVASAEPGSADQADPLLTVYQRPGTAVLIEDARIRLYLTRPQSLTEILPFFHNLGLKVLDQRPFDVQRADGRQFFLYDLGLKFPRGVDPLATGDLLAGAFCAAMRGDAESDALDALVIKEGIDWRRVAILRAYAKYLRQLGSTNSYGFIADTLRGNATATHALLELFEAKFNPDRFAPDLFDPDLVNSSHGETRLPGGDLFEEGSSELSHRTQAVHAARTNLTNAIDAVPVLDADRLLRSLASLVDATLRTNFYLDRPFISFKLNPASIPAAPAPRPKFEIWVYSPRVEGVHLRFGPIARGGLRWSDRREDFRTEILGLVKAQTVKNAVIVPTGAKGGFFPKRLPDPAEDRAAWLAEGQESYRTFIRGLLDITDNLVSDPDGGSSGRVLAPPRVVRHDGDDYYLVVAADKGTATFSDIANALAAEYGFWLGDAFASGGSVGYDHKQMGITARGAWESVRHHFSELMIDSRAEDFTVVGIGDMSGDVFGNGMLLSHHIKLVAAFDHRHIFLDPTPDPEVSYAERERLFKLPRSSWADYDRTKLSPGGGVFARTEKSILLTEQARLALGLDEGADPHGQLAMSPAELLRAVLSAPVDLLYNGGIGTYIKASTESHADVGDKSNDAIRVNANELRAHIIAEGGNLGVTQRGRIEAALAGILVNSDAIDNSAGVDCSDHEVNIKIFLDRMISAGRMSAAERTGFLHSLQGEVGQLVLKTNDDQNVLLLNDKQLALEWSPSFERTMDWLESVTDLDRGLECLPSNAELQARVLTGKGLTTPELAVLAAYAKIELARELTEGGLSDDPWFSQTLRGYFPKQVSARFGKHLSTHPLRREIVATVVANDMINMGGIAFAFRAMEETTVSASAVARAFVVMRKIWDFDALTGSIAQVPPTTPREHGAAVALDLRRLLDRSVRWYVTHDFRDKPIADALARLEPPMSLMRANLTSFLHGVNPDHAQRRLAHTDSVGLPHDLGIRASELLVSYGLLDISVIAEELQEPVEAVAEVYFAVFERISAIPLLEHITMLPRDTHWESLARAALRDDMYLVLADMTKAVVRHTPRISGAVTAVASDPVERIMDWERGNIEQLARVQETIKEAIKPGPVDIAALSVAVKLLRAMVRR